The following DNA comes from Miscanthus floridulus cultivar M001 chromosome 5, ASM1932011v1, whole genome shotgun sequence.
GAGACGCGGTCGCCATTCGCCACGATGACGTCGGCGCTGGGGCACGCCTGGAACGGTAGACCGACGCGGCGGGCCACGTCACCGCGGATGAAGTTGTGGGTGGACCTCGAGTCGAGCAGGGCAACGAACTGATCATTGCCGATGGTGATGTAGACTTGCATGGTGTCCTCGGTGCGGATGCCCGCAATGGCGTTCAGGGAGATCATGGGCTGCTCGGGGTCGAACAGTGCGGGTTCGGCGGCCGCCTCGTCGTCGGTCTCCTCCACAATGTAATCGGAGACCTCGAGGTAGAAGAGGTGGGCGCACTTGTGGCCACGACATACGGCTCGTCACAATTGTAGCAGAGACCCTGCTTCCCGCGCTCGGCCATCTCCTTCGGTGTTAGGTGCTTGAAGGGACGTGGTGGCGGTGCCGACGATGAGGACAAGGGCGAGCCGTGGCTGCTCGCGGGCAAGACCGCCGTGGTTGGCGTAGCCAGGGCGCGACGGGGTGGCCGGGCTAGCAAGGCGAGCAGGGGCACCGCGTTGCAGCGCTCGTAGGCGCGCGCTGGAGATCTTGGGGGTCGTGCAGCTCCACGTCGACACGAATGTGGTCCGGCAAACCGCCGGTGAACAGCTACGCCTGCTGGTACGGTGAGAGCCAGCCCGCGTGCGCCATCTGGGCCTGGAACGTGTCCAGGTATGACTCGACGGAGGAAGTGAAGGGCAACCGCGCCAAATCGGCTAGGTGGTTGGTGTTGATTGGCGGCCCGAAGCGCTGATGGCATAGGTGCTTGAATTCCTCCCAATCCAGGGCGCCGACGCTCCGCTCGAGGACGATGTACCACTGCTGGGCGGTGCCGGTGAGGTGGTAGGATGCGAGCCAGACCCTGTCGGCGTGGCGCGTCTGCTGACCACGGAAGAACTGCTCGCATTTGTTCAACCAGCCGAGCGGGTCCTCCTTGCCGTCATAGGTGGGGAATGAGAGTTTGTGGTAGCGAGGCACGGCCGGGCCTTCCGGTTCCGGTGGGATGTGGGGCAGAGGCGGCGGCATATGCATGGCGGCCGACTGCGGATCATGGGATGCCTGCATGATGGATGAAAGGACGGCATGGGTGATGGCGAGTGGGGGAACGCGATCTGGGTGATGGGCACGCCCGTGGTCGGTGGTGGCTGCTGGGAGGATACGGCCCCGGAGACATGGACGGATGGGTTGGACGCCGGCAAGGTTGGCAGAGCCGGCGACGCGGAGAGCAGCTCCGAGATCACCGGAACCGAAGCCGGAAGAGCGGGAATGCTGCCGTAGCCGGGCATGCCGTACTGCAGGAGCAGTGGCGCGGAGGACGAGAGGCGGCTCTCGACGGCCGCCAGGCGCATGGAGATGTCCCCCATCTGGCGCTGCATGCCGTAGATGGACGCCGTGAGCGCATTGAGGGCATCGGTGGGAATCGCAGTGagcgtgggcggcggcggcgcggtgagcGAGGGTTGCGGAGCAGAAAGCGGCGCGGTGGTGACGATGGCGGCGTTGGTGAACGTGGGAGCGGATGGAAACACGGATGGGGCAGCGGCGGTGGTGGGAACGACGATGGCGGCGGTAGATCCAAAACCTGACATGTCTGATACCAGATTGTTGGAGCTTAGGGAACGTAGGGCGTAGGAATGGGAGATGGCTGGCCTGGGCTTGAATCCCCGGCGACGGGCtggcggcgccgtgctcggcgcctgGTGGTGGACGTGAACTGGAGAGGAACAGAGAGCGCAACGCCAAAGAGTGAGAGATAAACTCAATCTCTGGCTAAACTTCTATTAATGAATAGTGTTCCATACTTATAACAAAGTGCTAACAAACCTCTCCTTACTCTAAGGGATAACAAATCCAATGAAACAAACTCCTAAATATTCTGATGGCTAACAACCGAAATGAAACAAACTCCTCATGCGTCGCTGCCCTCCGACTACGACGCCGCACCTGGTCACCGCGCACTGCCGCGTTCCAGCCGCAGTGCACTCGTAGCCACTGGTCTTGTTGCAGCGCCGGTATACCTTGCCCACCATAACAGTAGTAGAGATATAGAATGTGCCTATTGTTGTCTAAACTTGGCCTCAAGTAAATCCTGGATTGATTGGGTTGTTTAAAGTTTGGATTGTACTACTTCTGATCCAAGAAGTATGCTTGGGTGAATGGTCTTGCATAATTagcttatatgcttgggtggttGTCTTCCTTGGTCTCCCACTTCTTATATGAAGCATCTATATGTCGCGATGATTGATAGTCACTCCATAACTTATGTCATGATACCTCAAACAGTATCCAACAAAGGCTTTAGCTCCATTTATGCTCGAGGATTATCGGAAAGTAACGATGGATCAGAGAGGGGAGGAAGAGCAATATAGCTATGAAGATATTCTTAGATGTATGAAGAAAGGTAATCTTTAGTTCTGTTTGGAACTTCTAGTACCTGTCTACTTAGACACTGATGCTGGCGCAGAAGTAAGCTGGTGTCATAATCCTCTTTACTTGTAATACTTGACCTTTCAGTCATACCAATGGACTTGAAGCAGACTGTTCAAGTAGATAAAGACCTAGTGATCCGTGCCTATTATGCTGGACATGTAAGTTTCTTACACTGTTGTTCATTCAACATTCTGCTCAGTGTTCTTAAAGTAATTTGAAGTCAAGTATTGATTTAGTTCTCTACTTTCTAATCTAGTAAAACCGTTGCCAAACTCAAGGTTATAGGGGCTGCCATGATTTATGCAAAAGTTGGGGATGCTGCTATGGTATACACCGGGGATTACAATATGACACCAGATAGACATCTTGGGGCCGCACAAATTGATCGCCTGAAGTTGGATCTCTTGATAACAGAGTATGGTCTAACCTCAAACTCTAAACATATTTTTCTGTTTTGTGGTTGCCTTTACTTGGATTTGTAACCAAGTGTTGTTGTGATTTATGCTACAATGTATCCATAGGTTATTTCTTATGTCTTCACACCACAGGTTTTTATGGTGTGTAGGAGGACCCCGACTATGTAGATGGTAGTCATAATCAGTAGAGGGGCAAGCGTGTTCACCTTGGCACCCTATAttgggaagagagggagggagggagggagggacggTGGGTATTTTGCTGCCTAAGTTCCACTGATTACATCTGCTCAGTTGATATTCACCAAGTTCAACAACCTCCTACTTCTAAGCACTAACAAAGCAATCGCTAACAAGTCAAAGCAATCCTGGGACTGACCAAACTAACTGAAACTGAAGACCTTGTAACTTGTCAAGTAGTTGTTGCAGTACTCTTTGGCATGTTACCTCTATGCTCATACCACGCCTGCACCGCTCTTCTTGGAGCATCTGTTGTAGTGCTTGCCCTACATAAAAACAAGGGGCTATTGCGTTCCTTGCCCCCTATTTTGAACCACAATTGTGATTCACCCCCATtttcttccactttgtgtttttacccctgctTTTCTAAAACGAAGGTTCAATTTACCCCTACTCCGTGAACAGCAGGTAACGGTGTTAAAAAATTTGAAAGATGACGAGTTTGCCCTTCTGAATATTGTGTTTTTGCCCCTATTTCAaaccccaattgtgattttacccccactttcttccattttgtgtttttacccctacttttccaaaacgaaggctccgtttaccccaattctttaactcagttatctacatccggatcaacagcaattaaaaattaacaaaagcCCTGTGAAAAGATAAACTTACCCCTTATCTCTCGGTCGTCTCTCTCAGGGTCGTCCCTTTCAACGCTAGCAGGCAGCGGGCAGCTGGGTGTGGCGGCCGGTGGCGGCGGAAAGAGCAGAGTCAGGCCTGTCCGGGCGGGCGCGGCGACGTGGGAGCGTGGCGCGGAGGCCAGTGCGGAGGAagcggcgcgggcgcgcgcggcttAGCCTGACGTGGGCGCGCAGCCAGGCATGCGGCTCTGCTTGGCACGGGCGCGCGTGGCTTGGCCGGCGTCGCGAGCGCGCGTCTCGTGAAAGCAGACGAGCATGGAGATCTTGTCGGTGAGAGGCGACGGATCCCTGCTCACGAACATCTTGCATATGTTCTCGAACGTCACCTGCAAGCGCATGCGTTAGTTATTCGATTTATGGCTTCAAATAAACGCATTAGCATGCATCACTGTGCGCCGGAATATATAGCTAATTAAGGAGCATGCATGCGTACTTTCTTGATCTCAGTGGCGGCGGAGATGGTGCCCTTTTCTACCCATGACTGCAGCGCCGCCACGAGACGCGGCTGGACGACCTCGGCGATGGCCCGGAGTGAGCCGGGGCGGTTGATGGTGGCGAGGATGAACCCGCGGAGCCTGGCGTGCTGGCTACCCTCGACGTTGACCACGCAGGAGAGGCCCACGAGCTCCGGCGCGGGCCAGCGGATGCCGAAGGTGCCGTCCTGAGAGGACTTGAGGACGAACTTGTTGGCCGCCGGCGAGCAGACGAGGACGGTCGGCGAGCCAAAGAGGTGCGTCCGGTACACGCCACGTCGCCCGCGCGGCCCCCGGCGTAGTAGCGCCTCCTCCTGGCGTGGACGAAGCCGTCGGGGCGGTGCGCGAGCTTTGTAGTACCAGAGCAGCCAGAGGCTCTCACCCACAAATGGGAGGCCCATGTGGCCCGGCGGGAGCCTCGCACGACGGCGCCAACGCTTCAGTGCGAAGAAGGCGCAGTGGCAGACGTCGTTGCTGTGCCACACAGCGAGCGCGAGCAGCGGAACGGGGCCGAGGAGGAGGCCGATCCACCGCGCCCAGTCCACTGCCGTCACCTGTGCGTGCATCGACATTAAGTGGACTCTATCACTCAGCACACTCCATGGTCGGCTGCTTTCACGAGACGCACGCTCGCAACGCCGGCCaagccgcgcgcgcccgcgccaAGCAGAGCCGCGTGCCTGGCGGCGCGCCCATGTCAGGCTAAGCCGTGCGCGCCCGCTCGCCGCGCCCGCCCGATGGCCCGACGCTGCtcttccgccgccaccgccgccgcacccagccgcccgctgcctgctagcgttgagagggacgaccctgagagagacgaccgagagataaggggtaagtttgtcttttcacagggcttttgttaatttttaattgctttgatccggatgtagataactgagttaagaattggggtaaacggagccttcgttttggaaaagtaggggtaaaaacacaaagtggaagaaagtgggggtaaaatcacaattggggttTGAAATAGGGGCAAAAACGCAATATTCGGAAGGGCAAACTCGTCATCTTTCAACTTTTTTAACACCGTTGCCTGCTGTTCACGGAGTAGGGGTAAACTGAACCTTCGTTTTGGAAAagcaggggtaaaaacacaaagtggaagaaaATGGGGGTGAAATCACAATTGGGGTTCAAAATAGGGGCAAGAACGCAATAGCCCCTAAAAACAAGGTCTAGAGGGTATGTTTTACCTATTTTAATTTTCATTTGTGTGATCCTCTTGGTTGATATCAGATTTTGGGAATATGTTCCAGACCACCTGTGGACCATTGCTTAGCTCTTGTTGTTAGCCAATCTGTTCTCCTGGACATCGTTTGGGTTATATTTGTAAATTATCTATATAGTTTGTTATTACAAATGTACTAGTTTCTAAAGCTGCGATAGTCAATGAACCTGCATTTGTTTTATGGTTGCAGTGGCTTAACATTTTACTGTTATATTTGAATCAAGAGCATCAATTGTTGTGGATGATTTTTTTCCTGTGTACATAACCAATTAACTAATTTTCTTTATGCAGATCAACATACGCTAAAACTATACGTGACTCAAAGCATGCCCGAGAGAGGGAATTCTTAAAAGCGGTATGAAAAAATTGAACTTCCCTGCGGTGTATAGATTTGTAGATTTTCATTGCATGTGTAAACCAATGGTTTTCCAATGGTGCACTACTCTATTTTCTAGGTTTTGGATTGTATGTTCTTAAGATTATTTGGGCACAACACAGTCCACGAAGTGTGTCTACGTTTTTTTTTTTATTCCTGACGTTTTGGTACAAGAAGATGCATTCTGACTGTATTAAACCAAAATCTTGTGAAGTGTACACAGTTGATTTTGCTTCCAAGGCATAACTGAGTATATGTTTCCTAGGTACATAAATGTGTTTCTGGTGGAGGTAAAGTTCTAATTCCAACGTTTGCTCTGGGAAGAGCTCAGGTATTCTTCGTCTCCCTTAATTCTACTTTATGAGACATAAGTGATGATTAAGTGTGATAACTATATAGACTTAAATGAGTAAGTTTCCCTGTGAAGTACCATCACGAAGGCACACTGTTCAAAGGTTTCATAATTTGAGTATCCATTTATGACGCCTGTATTTCAGGAACTATGCATGTTACTGGATGACTATTGGGAGAGGATGGACTTGAAAGTTCCTATTTATTTTTCAGCTGGTATGGGTGGTTTCTTGAATGTTGAAACCTTCTTGTACTTTTCTGCTGCATGTGAAGTTTTACTTGTTGATTTGTGCTATAGGTTTAACCATTCAAGCTAACGTGTACTACAAAATGTTGATTGGATGGACTAGCCAAAAGATCAAGGACAGCCATGCAGTGCATAACCCATTTGACTTCAAGCATGGTATGGTTCAGTTCTTCAAAAGCTAATTGTCCAATCCTACTTTGGGTGAAGACGAAGTGCATATGATTGAGTTCAAAATCTAAATATTCAGTAGAATTTTAACTAAGTAACTAACCCTCCAATTTATCCTTTTATTTTTGCTATATTTTGTAACTGTATGACACcaattgtttttttttatatttctttAATGAAAGATTTGTTTATTTAATCAAAATATTGATAATAATTGTTGCTATTTCACTTTTTATGTGGTAACCACAATTGAGATATGAGGTGTTCTGTGTTTTATTTTCAAATATTGAAATAACAGAGACAGTATTTTTCACATTTCAGTTTGCCACTTTGAGCGTTACTTCATTAACAACCCTGGTCCCTGTGTACTTTTTGCAACACCTGGTATGATTAGTGGGGGATTTTCTCTTGAGGCATTTAAGAAATGGGCACCATCAGAGAAGAATTTGATTACACTTCCAGGGTATGCTCCTTACCTTTTTTGTTTATTCCATTTTTTCTAATCTTTTAAATCACTCTTATTCATATAGGCAAGCTTTACCAAACCTTTTATTCTACAGTTATTCTGATGCCGCCTTCTATTTTTCCTGCACAGATATTGTGTTTCTGGAACCATTGGTCATAAGTTAATGTGTGGGAAACCTACAAGGATTGATTACAAGGACACTCATATTGATGTCAGATGTCAGGTCGATTTTCACCTCATTTCATATTTTGCTAAAAAATGTACAATTTTAAATAGTAATGACAAGAACATGGTCAACCAGAAGGAAGCCTTGTAAATCACTAGTGTTTATCTTTACCATATGCTTATATATTGTTGAAGTCTGGCTTTTAAATTCGATCCATATCAATCATTCAATCCCCACTTATTGTTCTGCACGATTAAATTTTACTCACTAAAGGTCGCTTGCTCAAGGCACTTAGTTGTCAGTGTGGTTGGCTGGTTGTGGtcgtttttgtttctttttttgagttttttttttttttgtgagtaGTATGTGTTGAGGGGCTTTCCTAGTCTCCTCCCTGTTTTTGTACATTTTGTACTTTATCTTGATGAAATGGCACGGAGTTCTCCTGCGTTGTttgatagaaaaataaaaaaaaatctactcATTACTATTCATGAAGCATATATGAATGTTAGCACTCAACACAATAGCTCTCACAGGAAACATGTAGTCTATGAATTGGAGCTTTCTCTGAGATTAATCATGATGTTTGAAGTTTCTGACAGAATGCTGCTGTCAGTGTCTAATATCTTACATTTCAGTTTTATCTCTTTTGGCACTCTAGATTTAATCAATCCCttgcatttttttttcatttctgaTATTTTTTGCCCCCTCACACTAAGTTTTTTCTGCcccctttatttatttattttttaccaGATTCATCAGCTAGCATTCAGTCCTCATACAGACTCCAAAGGGATTATGGATCTGACAGAATTCCTGTCACCCAAACATGTAATTCTCGTTCATGGTGAAAAGCCTCAGATGGCTTTTCTGAAGGAGAGGATCGAATCTGAATTGGAGATGCCTTGCTATTTCCCAGGGAATAATGAATCCGTCTCCATTCCGACAACCCTGAACCTTAAAATGAGTGCCACAGAAAGGTTCATTACAAGCTGTGCTGTGGAGCAAGGTAAGCGTAGCCTGCACAAGCGGAACCTGATTTGTGGTACAGGTTTGTCAGAAGTGATTGGCAGTGAtgaggaggcggcggagggcgTTCTTCTGATGGAGAAACACAAGTCTCCGAAAATTCTTTGCGAGGATGAGGTCGTTGAGGTGCTGGGCATGGAGCGGCATCTTGTCCAGTTTGAACCAATGGTCTCCAGAATTGTAGCCGCTGTTGAATCGGAGTTGCACCGGGCTAAGGCAGCGGATTTAGATAGCGATGGGAAATGAATGCAACAGTATAAGTGTACATTGCCATAATTTGGCCCATTATTCTTTCACCTTTCTTTCCCGAAAATGCGGGGAatgtcacacacacacaccatttCAGTATTACGGACAAGCCTTTTTTTGGTTCCTTGGGAGTTACCACCAAGTTATATCTAGACTAGAGAGCAGTTACCAAATTTGGTACCTCCGTAGGTACGATTTCCTTGTGCCTTTTAATGAGTAATCCTCTCCGTccctaaaagaatgcaattctagcataTCATCACGTTTTAATACCTTaaatttgaccaattatagataaaaaatatacatgtttatgatactaaataaatactattagattaattacgaaatatatttttataataaattaatttaaagacaTAATTGAGAATATTATTTACTAAAAACTTGATCAAACATTAACCACTTTTCATGGCACGTAActcatagttgcattcttttcaggACGGATGTAGTACATCCCAAGGGTGTGTATTATATTATTCATTAAAATTCCATGATTACACAGAGTAAAATCTAccgatggttgaacttgtttgaGTTTTTATTCCCGGTTTAGGTATTTACAATCGTACACACAACTCTAAACTCTCTGGGCTACTTTGGCCGCCCAAATTCCTAGAGGGATCCCTGCGAATTCCTTGGGCCAATCTCCCCCGGGCCAATCTCCCCCGGGGCAAATTTTGGTGCTCTTTGGAAGCCCACCAACCCGAGGTTCGCAGACTGTTTCCCTTCGTTTTTCACGTGGAAATAATCCACGAGCGAGGAGGCCGGGAGGGTTTCCCCGTGCACTCGTGAGTCGCACGTGGCTTCTTCCTCCGCTCGCGACGCCGCCTAATCGCGAGGCCGCCGCCACCACAGCATCCGATCGCTGTCGTGCCGGTATCTAGTCTCTGCCGCCCCTCCGCCTCGCGCCAACGGTTagcccgtctccgccgccgtgaCTTCCCTGGTCGGCGTACCCCAGCTCCACTTCGCTCCACCACTGTCATTATCGCCGGTCAGTCCACCTCCATCCACATCTCCTTCCCCACAGAAGCTTCTCGATCTGCTAGGGTTTCATCCACATCTGTTTCTAGTTGATCTTGGAGTTACCAGTCCGCGAGCTCGGACGCCTCTACCGCTAGCCATTGTGCCGTCCGCGAGCAACAccgacatcgccagcaacacgaCACAACCTCTGCCTCTACAGGTTAGTCTTTTGTCCGCATCTCACACCCCTACTTGTAGATCTAGGCAAAACAGCTACTAGGAAGATCCACCGTGGTGTACCAAGGTTGTTTCAGATCCAATTGCTTCATATAGCTTAAAGAACTTTACTATTCATTAGCAGAGTGATTCTATGATTTCTTGTTTGTGATGTGAAAATAGATGTCATGAATTATGATTCTTCAATAATCGGTAGAGATTGTAATATTCATTGGCGAGCTAACACCATTGCAATAGAATAGGATGGCATACTGTGATGGATTTTTTTCTAGCATTGCACAACAACTATATGCATACTTATAACGGTCCAGACATACACTGGTTGGGACGTTTGATAGTCTTGCTATTTTATAGCATGCAGACTAGTATAGTAACCGGTCACTAAGGTGACTGATGCATTTCTTTTATTCCATTCTGACTTGTTGTGCTTTTTAGTACAGCCTTGCTATTCtctagatgttaatatattttttttctaaaaactgaGCTAGCCAAACTTGACCAATTGGTTTGGAAAAGAGGGAGTAGCGCAATTAAACCTGCAAAGCCAACACTGCACCTAGGTTCTaaattagaaggatctaaaggaTTATTGTCTACTTTGTGCCATGTTTGTTAACTTTTACTCTCGCTGACACTCACACGAGATCTTAAGCAGAGTGTGCCTTTTTAATTTGATGGCAGCGTGGGATCTTAAGCAGAGTTTGTTTTTTAATTCCAGTGGCATCCATACTCGTCAATTACTCAATCTAATAATCTGCGTTCTAAATCTTGACAAGTGCTTCTGCTACAGTCTCTAATAGCACAAGTCTATTTGCTACTTTTGATGGGCTAGACGTCAAGTGCACACGATGAAGCTCAATCTGCACCTTCCAATCAAGATTCTATGCAAGGAGCTAGTGGTGGGAGAAAGCGTAAGCAAAGTCATATTGGTTCTGCTATTGAGGATTTGTGCAGTATAAAAAGATGCAAACAAGCAAAACCATGGAAGCTCTCAATGAAAAGAAGAAACAAGTGTCTCGATAAAGTGGATGCAATGAATATCTTCAAATCTCATATAGACAGGGAGGTATTcatgaaaataaaaaacaaaagtgctCGCTTGATTTGGCTCAAACAACAGATTAGGTATATTATTTGAATCTGCCCTTCTAATATCTGGGGTATATATGAACTGTAGTCATTAGTTTAGGTACTTCCATTTTTCTTGTCTGAACTGCAGCTCGATTCTAGTCCTGTGTTCTGTTTCAGTTCAGAGCCAGCAACCTACTATTGTTCGTTCAACAATAGCTTGTTCTGCACAAATGCACTTCTTTTTTTTGTGTGTTCTGATCTGAATTCTTGATAGCAACAATGCCTTCCATTATCATTTACATATTACATATTAGTGTAGACTTATTTTGAACATAGTTTTGCTGTTGCACAACTTTTGAACATATTTTTGTTGTTGCACAACGATGGCCAGGTGGTTAAAATACACTTTTGGTCATCATTGTTGGAACAGATTAGTGTACACTTATTTTAGTATTGTTTAAGTTAGTAACTTAGTATGAAGTATAGCATTCCTCTTTTTTTCCTATGCCAGCAGTCTAGCCATGGTTGGTTTCCTAAAGCTGTCCAGACAAGTAGTTGAACCAACTATTTTCACCCTGTTTTGTAGCAAGTTTTAACCGAATATTTCCACCCATACTAACAGAACCTCACAGACGTTGTGTTTTGTTTGTGGCACTTGTATGAATACAGTGGAAGTAATAAGTCAATCCAAGATGTTAGATGGCACTTTGTTGTTTCAATcatatttctttctttttcttttgagaaAGCTAAACTGTCCTTTTTGTACCTAGTGATTCATTATATCGTATAATCATTGAAATAAGCAtggttctttcttttttttgtgaGAGAGCATGGTCACAATTGAGCTGCAAAATGAACTTGTTCTTGACCATCTTTCTTTGAGCTGCAAATGATAGTCATCAGCACATAGTCCAGGTGGAATGGCTCCCAGCTTGTCTGCAGGCTGCCTCTAGCAGAGCGAGTGCATCCGTCCTTGCCCTAAGCACGAATTCCTAGTTTCTCAGATCATTGATTTTGATTTTGTCTAGTTGTAAATTTGTGTAAGCTATTATACTTTTTCTTTGTGTTACTTGCAGAGGGATCGGTGGAAGCAATACATGATCTGAGAAAAGTGATGCAGACTTgctcaatatttgtgttgtcatcTTGTCTGCAGTCAATCAATGCATGATCTGAGAATTGTCAGTCCATAGTGATCCTATTTTATTTTTCATTACCTCATTAGGTATGTTGATGGAGATGATAGTAGGAAGGCCGTATAttagctttgttggaaaagatgATACTTGAGTAGAGCTTCTGTGTGAATTTAACCTGTTGTGCtttaatttatttatattatgtTTTCTGCTATTTTGTGTATATATCTTTGTTGGAAAAGTGTGGTATAGTGATAATCTGTAGATCTGTACGCATAGCTTACGTGACAACAGCAAATAGAGAGGCTCCATACATATTTTCTTGTGACCGAAGCAGAGAAATTTCCTTCCGCTTCCAAACGACAGCAGGGAAATTGCCTATGCGTGGATATCTTCCCTGGGATTTGGATGGGGATTCTACTGTCCAAGAAAATCCCTCCCTTCCTATTTGTTCCCAGGGTTAGTCACCCTATGGCTGCCAAAGTAGCCCTAAACTTATCGCACACTTGGCTCTCTGAACCTGCACGCTCAACGGCCACTACTACAGAAGTTAagtgtaggggcggttctagagcctctgtagaggcggctgcgccagccgcccttcccaggatgttcctacagagggtgcctctgtaggggcggttttctgaccgcccctgcagtgccctctataggggcggctggtgttttcagctgtccctacagtgccatctgtaa
Coding sequences within:
- the LOC136450115 gene encoding cleavage and polyadenylation specificity factor subunit 3-II-like, which encodes MAIECLVLGAGQEVGKSCVVVTIGGKRVMFDCGMHMGYHDHRHYPDFGRALAAWGAPDFTAAISCVVITHFHLDHIGALPYFTEVCGYHGPIYMTYPTKALAPFMLEDYRKVTMDQRGEEEQYSYEDILRCMKKVIPMDLKQTVQVDKDLVIRAYYAGHVIGAAMIYAKVGDAAMVYTGDYNMTPDRHLGAAQIDRLKLDLLITESTYAKTIRDSKHAREREFLKAVHKCVSGGGKVLIPTFALGRAQELCMLLDDYWERMDLKVPIYFSAGLTIQANVYYKMLIGWTSQKIKDSHAVHNPFDFKHVCHFERYFINNPGPCVLFATPGMISGGFSLEAFKKWAPSEKNLITLPGYCVSGTIGHKLMCGKPTRIDYKDTHIDVRCQIHQLAFSPHTDSKGIMDLTEFLSPKHVILVHGEKPQMAFLKERIESELEMPCYFPGNNESVSIPTTLNLKMSATERFITSCAVEQGKRSLHKRNLICGTGLSEVIGSDEEAAEGVLLMEKHKSPKILCEDEVVEVLGMERHLVQFEPMVSRIVAAVESELHRAKAADLDSDGK